In one window of Vibrio pelagius DNA:
- the xdhC gene encoding xanthine dehydrogenase accessory protein XdhC, with protein sequence MFKDNWIHELAKLEENYEPCVMVTVLEDRGSVPRDAGTKMLVTRDRIIATIGGGHLEHVATKMAREMLIASEKSLKVERFNLGARLGQCCGGMATLSFEPIGTQQNHLVLFGAGHVAKALLHIVATLPFRVTWIDEREEMFPETLPQGVKKLVTDDPVGEVKQMPPNSYYLVMTHNHQLDFDLAKAIIDREDSRYFGMIGSLTKRKKFDFRLEQRGYSQEQINTMICPIGISSVNGKHPAEIAVSVAGELIAHYQGQALEQKRPTQHYQTEDRNDPKQTSDVDEHPLEEKIA encoded by the coding sequence ATGTTTAAGGATAATTGGATTCACGAACTGGCAAAACTGGAAGAGAACTACGAGCCGTGTGTCATGGTGACGGTTCTTGAAGATCGAGGTTCTGTGCCTCGTGATGCCGGAACAAAAATGCTGGTCACTCGCGATCGCATCATTGCGACCATTGGCGGCGGCCACCTTGAACATGTTGCGACTAAAATGGCGCGCGAGATGCTGATCGCCAGCGAAAAGTCCCTCAAAGTCGAACGATTCAACCTTGGTGCTCGTCTAGGCCAATGTTGTGGCGGGATGGCTACTCTCAGCTTCGAGCCGATTGGTACTCAACAGAACCATCTGGTGCTATTTGGTGCAGGCCATGTGGCTAAGGCGCTATTGCACATTGTCGCCACTCTGCCTTTCCGCGTAACGTGGATTGATGAACGCGAAGAAATGTTCCCAGAAACCTTACCTCAAGGCGTTAAAAAGCTTGTCACTGACGACCCAGTTGGTGAAGTGAAACAGATGCCACCAAACAGTTACTACCTAGTGATGACCCACAACCACCAGCTCGATTTCGACCTTGCTAAAGCGATCATTGATCGTGAAGACAGTCGTTACTTCGGCATGATTGGCTCACTCACAAAACGCAAGAAGTTTGACTTCCGCTTGGAACAACGCGGCTATAGCCAAGAGCAGATCAACACCATGATTTGTCCGATTGGTATTAGCTCTGTGAACGGAAAGCATCCAGCAGAAATCGCGGTATCGGTTGCCGGTGAACTAATCGCACACTATCAGGGACAAGCGCTTGAACAGAAGCGCCCGACCCAACATTATCAAACAGAGGATCGTAACGATCCCAAGCAAACAAGCGATGTAGACGAACACCCTCTGGAAGAGAAAATCGCCTAA
- the guaD gene encoding guanine deaminase, which yields MITQRKAYRASILHSVADPKDVGLEESYEYFEDGILVVENGHVVDLGSADDVLARQPKNLDIKEYKDKLITSGFIDTHIHYPQTGMIASYGEQLLDWLENYTFPEEKRFKNPVYAHKVAKLFLDELASNGTTTALVFGTVHKESVNVFFEEAERRNLRMIAGKVLMDRNAPDYLTDTPESGYVDSKELIEKWHNRGRLLYAVTPRFAPTSTPEQLATVGKLLEEYPDVYMHTHLSENEKEIEWVKALFPERDSYLDVYDHYGLLHKRSVFAHGIHLSDCECKRLADTESAIAFCPTSNLFLGSGLFRLPEMEEHGIRVGMGTDVGAGTSFSILQTMSEAYKIMQLQHKKLHPAKSLFLATLGGARSLHLEDKIGNLEVGKEADFVVLDMHATQLMRFRMEQATKLEEKLFVLMSLGDDRTVSETYVYGEKAYDANFKEYKKLVS from the coding sequence ATGATAACGCAACGCAAAGCTTATCGCGCCAGTATTCTTCATAGCGTGGCCGACCCAAAGGATGTCGGTTTAGAAGAATCGTATGAGTATTTTGAAGACGGTATTTTAGTGGTTGAGAATGGCCATGTGGTTGATTTGGGCAGTGCCGATGATGTGCTTGCTCGTCAGCCAAAAAACCTCGATATCAAAGAGTACAAAGATAAGCTGATCACCTCAGGGTTTATCGATACTCATATCCACTACCCACAAACCGGTATGATTGCATCGTATGGCGAACAGTTGCTTGACTGGCTTGAGAACTACACCTTCCCAGAAGAGAAACGCTTTAAAAACCCAGTTTACGCGCACAAAGTAGCGAAGCTATTCCTAGACGAGCTGGCGAGCAACGGTACCACAACAGCGTTGGTATTCGGCACCGTTCATAAAGAGTCAGTCAACGTGTTCTTTGAAGAAGCTGAGAGACGTAACCTACGTATGATTGCGGGTAAGGTGCTGATGGATCGCAACGCGCCAGATTACCTAACCGATACACCAGAATCAGGCTATGTTGATTCAAAAGAGCTGATCGAAAAATGGCACAATCGTGGTCGCTTGCTGTATGCAGTGACTCCTCGTTTTGCGCCAACGAGCACCCCTGAGCAACTAGCAACCGTAGGTAAACTGTTAGAAGAGTATCCAGATGTGTACATGCACACTCACCTTTCAGAGAACGAGAAAGAGATTGAGTGGGTGAAGGCTCTGTTCCCAGAACGCGACAGTTACTTAGATGTATACGACCACTATGGCTTGCTGCACAAACGTTCGGTTTTCGCACACGGCATTCACTTGTCTGATTGCGAGTGTAAGCGTTTAGCCGATACTGAATCTGCTATCGCTTTCTGCCCAACCTCAAACCTATTCTTGGGTTCAGGTCTGTTCAGACTGCCTGAAATGGAAGAGCACGGGATCCGTGTTGGTATGGGTACCGATGTGGGCGCTGGTACAAGTTTCTCTATCCTACAGACCATGAGCGAAGCGTATAAGATCATGCAGCTTCAACATAAGAAACTACACCCAGCTAAGTCGCTGTTTTTGGCCACGTTAGGTGGTGCACGATCTCTTCATCTAGAGGACAAAATCGGTAACCTGGAAGTGGGCAAAGAGGCAGATTTCGTGGTTCTCGACATGCACGCGACTCAACTAATGCGCTTTAGAATGGAGCAAGCAACTAAGCTTGAAGAGAAACTGTTTGTATTGATGAGTCTTGGAGATGACAGAACCGTCAGCGAAACATACGTCTACGGTGAAAAGGCGTACGACGCTAATTTCAAAGAGTACAAAAAACTCGTCAGTTAG
- a CDS encoding AEC family transporter produces the protein MFEQVVGILFPVFALAAAGFAVGRWLKPDFKPINRINMDVCIPALVFASLATMPLDTEQVPLITASLVAVLVPAVLMIPICKVFKLNFKAWAPPHMFRNSGNLAIPLFTYTFGETALAPAVLLFVVSACIHISLGLVLLSEGNPLKQIVKMPIFLAAAVAMTLNLSGVAVWNPLYEATSLLGQAAVPIMLLSLGSQMVNLRLSGLKVGLLCTVQSLFTGAVAFGIIYFFIPLPTLQLQMMVLFTMLPPAVMNYLFAERFNVEPPKVASMVLFGNFLSIVTLPILLTFALSFE, from the coding sequence ATGTTCGAGCAGGTTGTTGGCATTCTATTTCCCGTTTTTGCGCTCGCCGCAGCTGGCTTTGCCGTGGGTCGTTGGCTCAAGCCCGACTTTAAGCCTATCAACCGTATCAATATGGACGTGTGTATCCCTGCCTTAGTGTTTGCCTCACTCGCAACCATGCCGCTCGATACTGAGCAAGTACCACTAATTACCGCCTCGTTGGTCGCAGTATTAGTACCTGCAGTATTAATGATTCCAATCTGTAAGGTCTTTAAGCTCAACTTCAAAGCTTGGGCACCTCCGCACATGTTTCGTAATAGCGGGAACCTTGCGATCCCACTATTCACCTATACCTTTGGTGAGACTGCTTTAGCGCCAGCAGTACTATTGTTCGTGGTTTCTGCTTGCATCCATATCAGTTTGGGGTTGGTGTTGTTAAGTGAAGGGAACCCGCTAAAGCAGATCGTCAAGATGCCGATTTTCCTTGCCGCAGCCGTGGCAATGACGCTCAATTTATCTGGTGTCGCGGTGTGGAATCCGCTTTACGAAGCCACATCGCTACTTGGGCAAGCAGCCGTGCCAATCATGCTGCTATCCCTTGGCTCACAAATGGTCAACCTAAGACTCAGCGGCCTCAAGGTCGGTTTACTATGCACGGTTCAGTCTCTGTTCACCGGAGCCGTCGCTTTCGGCATCATTTACTTCTTTATTCCACTACCAACTCTACAGCTTCAAATGATGGTTCTGTTCACCATGCTGCCACCAGCGGTCATGAACTACTTGTTTGCTGAACGCTTCAACGTTGAGCCACCTAAGGTTGCGTCTATGGTGCTATTTGGCAACTTCTTAAGTATCGTGACCTTACCGATACTGCTGACGTTTGCTCTATCGTTTGAGTAA
- a CDS encoding urate hydroxylase PuuD, producing the protein MDPHITEWLNLAIRWIHMIVGVAWIGASFYFVWLENNLNRVNPKTGLSGDLWAIHGGGIYHLEKYKLAPPEMPEHLHWFKWEAYFTWITGVCLLGVVYYLNAEIYLIAPGSGLDSTTAIAIGIGSFVAGWFIYDLLCDSPLGKTPVLLSIVLFVLLVAATYGLTQVFSGRGAYIHVGAIIGTIMVGNVFRVIMPAQRNLVKAIEEKREPDPALPAKGLLRSRHNNYMTLPVLFIMISNHFPSTYGSEYNWLILAGLAVFSILVRHYFNTRHGSQKFAWTVPVAALGMITLAFVTSPYAKKQMTPTPVAKAPVVEQVQSSVEATPVVEEIAAGAVESDNGAQVQQTAATSDPVPSDAGIRFETINQVIQERCSVCHSASPTHAAFAAAPAGVILDTPEEIKANVPRIIAQTVTTKVMPLGNLTQMTDDERTLIGDWAAQGAKLQ; encoded by the coding sequence ATGGATCCGCATATTACAGAATGGTTGAATTTGGCGATTCGCTGGATTCACATGATCGTTGGTGTCGCATGGATCGGCGCATCATTTTATTTTGTCTGGCTTGAAAATAACCTCAATCGAGTAAACCCCAAAACAGGTCTATCTGGTGACTTATGGGCGATTCACGGTGGTGGTATTTATCACCTTGAAAAGTACAAGCTTGCGCCACCAGAGATGCCAGAACACCTTCACTGGTTTAAATGGGAAGCTTACTTCACTTGGATCACGGGTGTGTGTTTACTTGGGGTTGTCTACTACCTTAATGCTGAAATTTACCTGATCGCACCGGGCTCAGGTCTTGATTCGACTACTGCAATCGCGATTGGTATTGGTTCTTTTGTCGCTGGTTGGTTTATTTACGACCTGTTATGTGACTCTCCATTAGGTAAGACGCCGGTACTGCTTAGTATTGTGTTGTTCGTACTGCTGGTGGCCGCGACTTACGGCTTGACTCAAGTTTTTAGTGGCCGTGGTGCTTACATTCATGTTGGTGCAATCATAGGTACCATCATGGTGGGTAACGTATTCCGCGTTATCATGCCTGCACAGCGCAACCTAGTGAAAGCGATTGAAGAGAAGCGCGAACCTGATCCAGCACTTCCAGCGAAAGGCTTACTGCGTTCTCGTCACAATAACTACATGACGCTACCAGTATTGTTCATCATGATCAGTAACCACTTCCCGAGCACTTATGGTTCGGAGTACAACTGGTTGATTCTAGCTGGTTTGGCGGTATTCAGTATCTTGGTTCGCCACTACTTTAATACCCGACATGGCAGCCAGAAGTTTGCTTGGACAGTGCCAGTGGCTGCACTCGGTATGATTACACTTGCGTTCGTGACCTCACCATACGCGAAAAAGCAGATGACACCGACTCCAGTCGCGAAAGCGCCAGTGGTTGAGCAGGTGCAAAGCAGTGTAGAAGCGACACCAGTCGTGGAAGAAATTGCGGCAGGAGCTGTGGAATCTGACAATGGTGCTCAAGTTCAGCAAACAGCAGCCACTAGTGATCCGGTACCTTCGGACGCAGGCATTCGCTTTGAGACCATCAACCAAGTCATTCAAGAGCGCTGTTCGGTGTGTCATTCAGCTTCACCGACTCATGCTGCCTTTGCTGCCGCACCAGCCGGGGTCATCTTGGATACACCTGAAGAGATCAAAGCCAATGTACCAAGAATTATCGCTCAAACCGTAACAACGAAAGTCATGCCACTTGGAAACCTCACCCAAATGACAGATGACGAACGTACTCTTATCGGTGATTGGGCAGCACAAGGAGCCAAACTTCAATAG
- a CDS encoding ureidoglycolate lyase, whose amino-acid sequence MSNGIRRLVIEPLTKQAFAEFGDVIESDNSDFFMINNGSTRRYHKLAATDVQDQGGEAIISIFQATPLKYPLTIEMLERHPLGSQAFVPLLGQPYLIVVAPKGDNPTLASCRAFLSNGRQGVNYHKGVWHHPVLALTDQDQFLIVDRGGEGHNCDEVYFDSDLVALHLEDLPTDNNKEEQRVENAL is encoded by the coding sequence ATGAGTAATGGAATACGTCGTTTAGTGATCGAACCGTTAACCAAACAAGCGTTTGCTGAGTTTGGCGATGTTATCGAGTCTGATAACAGTGATTTTTTCATGATCAACAATGGGTCAACCCGTCGCTACCACAAGCTTGCGGCAACGGATGTGCAAGACCAAGGCGGAGAAGCCATCATCAGCATCTTCCAAGCCACTCCGCTGAAGTACCCATTGACTATCGAGATGTTAGAGCGTCATCCACTTGGCTCTCAGGCATTCGTTCCATTACTTGGTCAACCCTATTTAATTGTTGTCGCGCCAAAGGGCGATAATCCGACATTAGCCAGCTGCCGAGCGTTTCTCAGCAATGGCCGCCAAGGAGTGAACTATCACAAAGGTGTGTGGCACCATCCCGTTCTCGCGCTTACCGATCAAGACCAATTCTTGATTGTGGATAGAGGCGGTGAAGGCCATAACTGTGATGAGGTTTATTTTGATAGCGACCTTGTGGCACTGCACTTGGAAGATCTGCCTACGGACAACAATAAGGAAGAGCAGCGCGTTGAAAATGCGCTGTGA
- the alc gene encoding allantoicase, whose amino-acid sequence MTHKFEQYINLADEKLGAEAIFATDDFFADKSRLLSHAAPVWKDDLYDDNGKWMDGWESRRKRGEGYDYCVIRLGLAGTIAGVDIDTSFFTGNFPPSASIDACYSPQGEPTDSTEWQEILPSIALQGDHHHLEEIESDQVFTHLRLNIYPDGGVARLRVFGRPSVDWDAIDAQQQIDLAAVEHGGRALACSDEHYGNKANILGPGRGENMGDGWETARRRTPGNDWVIVALGHPGNIERIVVDTAHFKGNFPDSCSIQAAYVKGGTDDQVETQSLFWRELLPAQKLSAHNIHEFISEVNDLGAVTHVRANIFPDGGISRLRLFGTKAK is encoded by the coding sequence ATGACCCATAAATTTGAACAGTATATAAATCTAGCAGACGAAAAACTCGGTGCGGAAGCGATCTTCGCCACGGACGATTTCTTTGCCGACAAAAGCCGCCTACTCAGCCACGCAGCGCCAGTATGGAAAGATGACCTATACGATGACAACGGTAAATGGATGGACGGTTGGGAAAGTCGCCGTAAGCGTGGCGAAGGTTATGACTACTGTGTGATTCGCCTTGGACTAGCAGGCACGATTGCGGGCGTTGATATCGATACTTCATTCTTCACAGGTAACTTCCCGCCTTCTGCATCGATTGATGCATGCTATTCACCACAAGGCGAGCCAACAGACTCTACTGAGTGGCAAGAGATCCTCCCTTCTATTGCTCTGCAAGGCGATCATCATCATCTTGAAGAGATTGAAAGTGACCAAGTATTTACGCATCTGCGTCTAAACATTTATCCAGACGGCGGTGTTGCTCGTCTGCGCGTTTTCGGTCGTCCTAGTGTTGATTGGGATGCGATTGACGCACAACAGCAAATTGACCTTGCAGCGGTTGAACATGGCGGACGCGCACTGGCGTGTAGTGATGAGCACTACGGTAATAAAGCAAACATTCTTGGCCCTGGCCGCGGTGAAAACATGGGTGATGGTTGGGAAACAGCACGTCGCCGTACACCGGGTAACGATTGGGTGATTGTTGCGTTGGGCCACCCGGGTAACATCGAGCGTATTGTTGTTGATACTGCGCACTTTAAAGGCAACTTCCCGGACAGCTGTTCAATTCAAGCGGCGTATGTGAAAGGCGGTACCGACGACCAAGTAGAGACGCAAAGTCTATTCTGGCGTGAGCTTCTACCGGCGCAAAAACTGTCTGCTCACAATATTCATGAATTCATTTCCGAGGTGAACGATCTTGGTGCGGTGACACACGTACGTGCCAACATTTTCCCAGATGGCGGTATCAGCCGTTTACGTCTATTTGGTACTAAAGCGAAATAG
- the uraD gene encoding 2-oxo-4-hydroxy-4-carboxy-5-ureidoimidazoline decarboxylase, which translates to MTVFRSCQPTKMDRDEFVAHFADVYEHSPWVAEAVYDQGLSAEDDHIENLHLKMASTLLQADHGKQLALINAHPDLAGRAAVNGELTESSTKEQAGAGIDKCSAEEFEKFTSYNNSYKSRFNFPFIMAVKGANRYQILESFEMRLGNDSETEFATAIQEINKIAMFRLWDM; encoded by the coding sequence GTGACAGTATTTCGATCATGCCAACCCACAAAAATGGATCGCGATGAATTTGTCGCCCATTTTGCCGATGTGTACGAGCACAGCCCTTGGGTGGCAGAAGCAGTGTATGACCAAGGTTTAAGTGCAGAAGATGATCATATTGAGAATCTTCACTTGAAGATGGCATCCACGCTTTTGCAAGCCGACCACGGCAAGCAGTTGGCTTTGATCAATGCTCACCCAGACTTAGCCGGTCGAGCAGCAGTAAATGGCGAACTCACAGAGTCGTCTACTAAGGAACAAGCGGGGGCGGGCATCGATAAATGCAGCGCCGAAGAATTTGAAAAATTCACTTCTTACAACAACAGCTACAAAAGTCGCTTCAACTTCCCTTTTATCATGGCGGTAAAGGGAGCCAATCGTTACCAAATTCTTGAGTCGTTCGAGATGCGATTAGGAAATGATAGTGAAACTGAGTTTGCTACGGCGATACAAGAGATCAACAAGATCGCAATGTTTCGTCTCTGGGATATGTAG
- the puuE gene encoding allantoinase PuuE, whose amino-acid sequence MNKDYSRDLIGYGATPPNPQWPGNARVAVSFVLNYEEGGERCLLHGDDESEAFLSEIPSAQPIKGERHISMESIYEYGSRAGVWRVLRLFDEYEIPLTVFAVAMAIERHPDVAKAMMEAGHEICSHGYRWIDYQYIDESEERDHMVKAIEIIQQVTGQRPLGWYTGRTGPNTRRLVAEEGGFLYDSDAYDDDLPYWHTETGRPQLVIPYTLDVNDMRFSTAQGFNSGEQFFQYLKDTFDALYMEGETAPKMMSVGLHCRLVGRPGRIMALRRFLDYVKQHDNVWLCRRIDIANHWHEHHPYKAG is encoded by the coding sequence ATGAATAAGGATTATTCAAGAGATTTGATCGGGTATGGCGCTACCCCTCCAAATCCTCAATGGCCGGGTAATGCGCGTGTCGCGGTCTCCTTTGTATTGAACTACGAAGAAGGCGGCGAACGTTGTCTATTGCATGGTGATGATGAGTCAGAAGCATTTCTCTCAGAGATCCCATCAGCACAACCGATCAAAGGTGAACGTCACATCAGTATGGAATCGATCTACGAGTATGGTAGTCGAGCTGGAGTGTGGCGCGTACTTCGCCTATTTGATGAATATGAAATCCCTCTAACTGTTTTTGCTGTCGCTATGGCTATCGAACGTCACCCAGATGTCGCCAAAGCGATGATGGAAGCGGGCCATGAGATTTGTAGCCACGGCTACCGCTGGATTGACTATCAATACATTGATGAGTCTGAAGAGCGCGACCACATGGTGAAAGCGATAGAGATCATCCAGCAAGTGACAGGCCAACGTCCACTCGGTTGGTACACAGGTCGAACGGGTCCAAATACGCGCCGACTTGTCGCAGAAGAGGGCGGTTTTTTGTACGACTCTGATGCCTACGATGACGATCTACCATACTGGCATACCGAGACTGGTCGCCCTCAACTGGTAATCCCTTACACCCTAGATGTGAACGATATGCGCTTTTCGACAGCGCAGGGCTTTAATTCTGGTGAACAGTTTTTCCAATACTTAAAAGACACCTTTGATGCTCTTTATATGGAAGGTGAAACCGCACCGAAAATGATGTCGGTTGGGCTTCACTGTCGATTGGTTGGGCGTCCGGGTCGAATCATGGCACTGAGACGTTTTCTAGATTACGTAAAACAACACGACAACGTGTGGCTATGTCGCCGTATTGATATTGCCAATCACTGGCATGAACACCATCCGTATAAAGCGGGATAG
- the uraH gene encoding hydroxyisourate hydrolase gives MGRLTTHVLDTTHGLPGAEIKVELYKVNEDSTEKLATVMTNSDGRTDAPILAGNNFLPGKYQLVFYVADYYKSKGVELDGVPFLDDVVIRFGLDDPNAHYHVPLLVSPYSFSTYRGS, from the coding sequence ATGGGAAGATTAACAACACACGTTTTAGATACCACCCACGGCCTACCTGGAGCAGAGATCAAGGTAGAGCTTTACAAGGTGAACGAAGACTCAACTGAAAAATTGGCAACGGTTATGACCAACTCCGACGGCAGGACAGATGCGCCGATTCTTGCTGGTAACAACTTCCTCCCAGGCAAGTATCAGTTGGTATTCTATGTGGCAGATTACTACAAAAGCAAAGGCGTCGAACTTGATGGCGTGCCCTTCTTAGACGATGTCGTGATTCGCTTCGGACTCGATGATCCGAATGCGCATTATCACGTCCCTCTTTTAGTATCCCCTTACAGCTTCTCGACATATCGCGGAAGTTAA
- a CDS encoding NCS2 family permease, translated as MSESKTEILNQDANNGILEKFFKIKAHGSSVKNELVGGVTTFATMAYIIFVNPQIMAASGMDSGAVFVATCIGAAIGCLLMGLFANWPVGLAPGMGLNAFFSFTVVSEMGYSWEVALGAVFISGVLFVGMSFYKVRQWIIESIPESLRYSMTAGVGLFLGLIGLKTAGIVVENPATLVSLGDFTKPEALLAAIAFLIIAVLSERKVFGAVLIGILSVTLIGMMLGLVQYNGFFAAPPSLAPTFMAMDIAGALNVSMISVILAFLFVNMFDTAGTLMGVAERAHLTNPETGKIEGLSKALKADSISSVAGACVGCPPVTSYVESAAGVAAGARTGLSAIVVGALFLAAIFLSPLAGMIPAYATSGALIYVAFVMMSSMQHVDWKDFTNAAPAAITALMMPLTFSIANGIALGFITYTVLKLATGKTKDVSISMYFLAAIFIAKLVFIG; from the coding sequence ATGAGTGAGAGTAAAACTGAAATACTCAACCAAGATGCGAATAACGGAATTTTAGAGAAGTTTTTTAAAATTAAGGCCCACGGAAGCAGTGTAAAAAATGAATTGGTTGGTGGCGTGACCACTTTCGCAACCATGGCTTACATTATCTTCGTTAACCCACAGATCATGGCGGCATCTGGCATGGATTCTGGCGCTGTGTTCGTTGCAACCTGTATTGGTGCAGCGATTGGCTGTCTGTTAATGGGACTGTTTGCTAACTGGCCGGTTGGCCTTGCGCCGGGTATGGGCCTCAACGCCTTCTTCTCGTTCACTGTGGTGAGTGAAATGGGTTACAGCTGGGAGGTAGCGCTTGGGGCGGTATTTATCTCTGGTGTGCTATTTGTCGGGATGAGCTTCTACAAGGTTCGTCAATGGATTATAGAGAGCATTCCAGAGAGTTTACGTTACTCCATGACCGCTGGTGTTGGTCTATTCTTGGGTCTGATCGGTCTTAAAACAGCAGGTATTGTCGTCGAAAACCCAGCAACTTTGGTTTCGCTTGGTGATTTCACTAAGCCAGAAGCACTGCTCGCGGCTATCGCATTCCTTATCATCGCGGTGCTGAGTGAGCGTAAAGTCTTTGGTGCTGTACTAATTGGTATTTTGAGTGTAACGCTTATCGGCATGATGTTAGGTCTAGTGCAATACAACGGCTTCTTCGCAGCGCCGCCAAGCTTAGCACCAACCTTTATGGCAATGGACATCGCAGGCGCACTGAATGTCTCTATGATCAGCGTTATCTTAGCCTTCCTCTTTGTAAACATGTTCGACACCGCGGGTACTTTAATGGGTGTTGCAGAACGTGCACATCTAACCAACCCTGAAACGGGCAAGATTGAAGGTCTGAGCAAAGCGCTAAAAGCCGACAGTATTTCGAGTGTTGCCGGGGCTTGTGTGGGTTGTCCACCAGTAACCAGTTATGTCGAGAGTGCTGCAGGTGTGGCAGCAGGTGCTCGTACTGGCCTTTCTGCCATTGTGGTGGGCGCGCTGTTCCTAGCTGCGATCTTCCTATCGCCACTTGCTGGTATGATCCCGGCTTACGCAACGTCTGGCGCACTGATCTACGTAGCATTTGTGATGATGAGCAGCATGCAGCACGTTGATTGGAAAGATTTCACTAACGCTGCACCAGCGGCAATCACTGCGTTAATGATGCCACTCACATTTTCAATCGCAAATGGGATTGCGCTTGGCTTTATCACTTACACGGTATTAAAACTAGCAACCGGCAAAACCAAAGATGTCTCTATCTCGATGTACTTCTTAGCGGCTATCTTCATCGCTAAATTGGTGTTCATTGGTTAA
- a CDS encoding nucleobase:cation symporter-2 family protein, producing MKLLYTLNERPPHGLTLLLALQHMLASIGGIVAVPLIVGASIGLPSTEIVSLINAALLASGIVTVAQCLGFGPIGIRLPVVMGSSFAFLGVAISIGNEGGVSAIMGSALIGSFVVIAASFYMDKVRKLFPTVVSGVVVTLIGLTILPVAMNWVGDSPANSEQFATLPKLFLALVSLGIVVCVSVYCKGAVAASAIVIGLAGGYIVALSLGMVNLNQISSAAWIGGPEPFKYGFTFSMSAIISMSLVYIVVIAEATGDFMALGNNCQTQVSGKDLKRGLLGDGLGSTLSSILTAMPLASFSQNVGIVGITGVASRYVVAATGGLLILGGLFPKLAAIAVTIPKPVLGGVGFVMFGMIAYAGIRMLIKAADTKRNALVICVGLASGLAVTFEPRLLQHLPHDLANFLHSGITTGTIMTVLLNLILPKSSRAEEQEALAESQAQVELEMQEQAEMREQEKHAELQQKEQTETTEVKAN from the coding sequence ATGAAACTTCTGTATACCCTAAATGAAAGACCCCCTCATGGGCTCACCCTGCTACTTGCTCTGCAACATATGCTAGCCTCCATTGGCGGCATTGTTGCAGTACCACTGATTGTTGGCGCGTCCATTGGTTTGCCCAGCACTGAAATCGTCTCGCTCATTAACGCGGCTTTGCTGGCATCGGGGATCGTCACCGTCGCCCAATGTCTTGGTTTTGGCCCAATTGGTATCCGTTTACCCGTAGTGATGGGCTCCAGCTTCGCCTTTCTCGGCGTCGCGATCTCTATTGGTAATGAAGGTGGCGTGAGTGCAATTATGGGCTCAGCCCTGATCGGCTCCTTCGTGGTGATTGCAGCCAGCTTTTACATGGATAAGGTAAGGAAACTGTTCCCTACCGTGGTAAGTGGTGTAGTGGTTACTCTTATCGGGCTAACCATTTTACCGGTTGCCATGAATTGGGTCGGAGATTCACCTGCCAACAGTGAACAGTTTGCCACGCTACCGAAACTCTTTTTAGCGCTGGTCTCTTTGGGCATTGTGGTTTGTGTCTCTGTTTACTGCAAAGGCGCAGTCGCTGCCTCCGCGATCGTGATCGGCCTTGCGGGCGGTTACATCGTGGCACTATCACTTGGCATGGTAAACCTAAACCAAATTAGCTCTGCTGCTTGGATTGGTGGTCCTGAACCTTTCAAATACGGCTTCACATTCTCAATGAGCGCCATCATTAGTATGAGCTTGGTGTACATCGTGGTTATTGCTGAAGCAACAGGTGACTTCATGGCGCTTGGCAACAACTGCCAAACCCAAGTCAGCGGTAAAGATCTAAAACGCGGTCTTCTGGGCGATGGGCTTGGTAGTACGCTTTCTTCAATTCTCACCGCTATGCCGCTCGCATCGTTCAGCCAGAATGTAGGTATCGTTGGTATCACTGGGGTTGCCAGTCGCTATGTGGTTGCTGCAACAGGTGGTTTGCTGATCCTCGGTGGTCTGTTTCCGAAACTCGCGGCGATTGCCGTCACTATCCCTAAGCCAGTATTAGGGGGCGTGGGTTTTGTTATGTTCGGTATGATTGCCTACGCGGGTATTCGTATGTTGATAAAAGCTGCGGACACTAAACGAAACGCGCTAGTGATCTGTGTCGGTCTGGCTTCTGGGCTTGCGGTAACCTTCGAACCACGACTGCTACAGCACTTACCTCATGATTTAGCGAACTTCCTACACTCTGGCATTACGACCGGGACAATCATGACAGTTTTGCTGAACCTGATTTTGCCTAAGTCGTCACGAGCTGAAGAGCAAGAAGCACTCGCCGAAAGCCAAGCTCAAGTAGAGCTAGAGATGCAAGAGCAAGCTGAAATGCGAGAACAGGAAAAGCACGCAGAACTACAGCAAAAAGAACAAACTGAAACAACAGAAGTTAAGGCAAACTAA